Proteins from one Microbacterium hatanonis genomic window:
- a CDS encoding DUF624 domain-containing protein: MRRVSHDTWGAILGVFYLGLMGNLLTCAASLPVVVLLMTTDPAVSWPWIALTAPLAAPALTAMFRVFRDSGDGSSAVVRPYLRAWLLVWRRSMITGLLITAVLVVLAVDVRMLSDTPFSVITVPALLVLAFVALAAGLLALVAVSEEPTARLRDVLRASLVLSVRRWPFSIVSIVVLGVQVALFANYPALALGLTAAPALYVAWANSRYCLRPVLAVAEATS; the protein is encoded by the coding sequence GTGCGTCGCGTCTCGCATGACACCTGGGGTGCGATCCTCGGTGTGTTCTACCTCGGCCTCATGGGCAATCTGCTCACGTGCGCAGCATCCCTTCCGGTCGTCGTGTTGCTGATGACGACCGACCCGGCCGTGTCCTGGCCGTGGATCGCGCTGACAGCGCCCCTGGCGGCGCCCGCTCTCACCGCGATGTTCCGCGTCTTCCGCGACAGCGGCGACGGTTCATCAGCGGTCGTGCGCCCCTACCTACGGGCGTGGCTGCTCGTCTGGCGGCGTTCGATGATCACGGGACTGCTGATCACCGCGGTGCTGGTCGTTCTCGCGGTCGACGTGCGGATGCTGTCGGACACGCCGTTCTCTGTGATCACGGTGCCTGCGCTTCTCGTACTCGCTTTCGTCGCCCTGGCGGCGGGTCTGCTCGCTCTCGTGGCCGTCAGCGAGGAGCCGACCGCACGATTGCGAGACGTGCTGCGCGCCAGCCTGGTGCTGTCGGTGCGGCGGTGGCCGTTCAGCATCGTGTCGATCGTGGTCCTGGGTGTTCAGGTCGCGCTGTTCGCGAACTATCCGGCGCTCGCGCTCGGCTTGACCGCCGCCCCCGCGCTGTATGTGGCGTGGGCCAACTCCCGGTACTGCCTGCGGCCTGTTCTCGCCGTTGCCGAAGCCACTTCTTGA
- a CDS encoding sugar kinase — MASPSPTPKGALLTVGETMAMIAPARAGRVEEADAFLIDAGGAESNVAAHVAALGHETRWFSRLGDDALGRRVARQLASRGIDVSDVVFDRRHPTGLYVKDPGRGVIYHRSGSAASLLSAADAERVDLDGVAVMHVSGITAALSSSAADFLDRMIRRARRADVTVSIDVNHRAVLWAPGRAAAALDALARQADILFAGRDEAEFLWATPTAQDVRRRFPEVPELVVKDGDIGATAFVGDREVFEPSERVDVVDVVGAGDAFAGGYLAARLSGAAVADRLRSGHARAAFTLTTMGDSIGERITR, encoded by the coding sequence GTGGCTTCGCCCTCCCCCACCCCGAAGGGCGCGCTGCTGACGGTCGGGGAGACCATGGCGATGATCGCCCCCGCGCGAGCGGGGCGGGTGGAAGAGGCCGACGCATTCCTCATCGACGCCGGCGGCGCGGAATCGAATGTCGCCGCGCACGTCGCAGCCCTCGGGCATGAAACGCGGTGGTTCAGTCGGCTCGGCGACGATGCGCTGGGCCGTCGTGTCGCTCGGCAGTTGGCTTCCCGCGGTATCGACGTATCGGACGTCGTCTTCGATCGACGGCACCCCACAGGCCTCTACGTCAAAGACCCGGGGCGCGGGGTGATCTACCACCGGAGCGGATCGGCGGCGTCGCTTCTGAGCGCCGCCGACGCGGAGCGAGTGGACCTCGACGGTGTCGCCGTGATGCACGTGTCGGGCATCACGGCGGCGTTGTCGTCCTCTGCCGCGGATTTCCTCGACCGAATGATCCGCCGGGCTCGACGCGCGGACGTGACCGTGAGTATCGACGTCAACCATCGAGCCGTCCTGTGGGCGCCCGGGCGGGCAGCGGCGGCGCTCGACGCGCTCGCGCGACAAGCGGACATCCTGTTCGCCGGACGCGACGAAGCCGAGTTTCTCTGGGCCACGCCGACCGCACAAGACGTGCGGCGACGGTTTCCCGAGGTGCCAGAGCTGGTCGTCAAGGACGGCGACATCGGGGCCACGGCGTTCGTCGGCGATCGAGAGGTCTTCGAGCCTTCCGAGCGCGTCGATGTCGTTGACGTCGTCGGCGCGGGAGACGCCTTCGCGGGCGGCTACCTCGCCGCCCGACTGTCGGGCGCTGCGGTGGCCGACAGACTGCGGAGCGGGCATGCCCGTGCAGCCTTCACACTGACGACGATGGGGGACTCCATCGGAGAGAGGATCACCCGATGA
- a CDS encoding fumarylacetoacetate hydrolase family protein produces the protein MAVEIDGIDRVVVVPGDDTVVDILGDPRARAAARRAAESVTAASLALADLDLAAPVRPGKILCLGYNYRGHVPDGRDLRADDPDFPDVFVKTPNTLGGPSDPVVLPTGADDVDYEGEIALVIGKTARSVPQEHALSYVGGFTLLNDVSDRAWQRRQSQWTMGKCSDGFAPLGPWIVTSDDIADPQDLVVEVLRDGRVTVSQSTATTIFSAAFIVHYLSTVMTLEPGDVISTGTPQKLPEAQAAHHPLASGDAVTVRVAGIGELTTVFVATPEVRA, from the coding sequence GTGGCGGTCGAGATCGACGGGATCGACCGCGTGGTCGTCGTGCCCGGCGACGACACCGTCGTCGACATACTCGGAGACCCTCGAGCCCGTGCCGCTGCCCGTCGCGCGGCCGAATCCGTCACCGCAGCGTCGCTCGCGCTGGCTGACCTCGACCTGGCGGCACCGGTGCGTCCGGGCAAGATCCTGTGCCTCGGGTACAACTACCGCGGCCACGTTCCCGACGGTCGCGACCTGCGAGCGGACGACCCCGACTTCCCCGACGTGTTCGTCAAGACGCCGAACACCCTGGGCGGCCCGAGCGACCCGGTCGTGCTGCCGACGGGGGCAGACGACGTCGACTACGAGGGTGAGATCGCCCTTGTCATCGGCAAGACGGCCCGGTCGGTGCCCCAGGAGCATGCGTTGTCGTACGTGGGAGGCTTCACCCTGCTCAACGACGTCTCCGACCGCGCCTGGCAGCGCCGGCAGAGCCAGTGGACGATGGGGAAATGCTCCGACGGGTTCGCCCCACTCGGGCCTTGGATCGTCACGAGCGACGACATCGCCGACCCGCAAGACCTGGTGGTCGAGGTGCTGCGCGATGGTCGTGTGACGGTGTCGCAATCCACCGCTACGACGATCTTCTCGGCGGCCTTCATCGTGCACTACCTCAGCACCGTCATGACACTCGAGCCCGGCGACGTGATCTCGACGGGTACCCCGCAGAAGCTTCCCGAGGCCCAGGCAGCCCACCATCCGCTCGCTTCCGGCGACGCGGTCACGGTGCGCGTGGCCGGCATCGGCGAACTCACCACCGTCTTCGTCGCTACCCCGGAGGTTCGCGCATGA
- the kduD gene encoding 2-dehydro-3-deoxy-D-gluconate 5-dehydrogenase KduD, whose amino-acid sequence MILDSFRLDGQVALVTGTSRGLGHGAAIALAEAGADVALLDRGEATETAERIRALGRRVLPLRCDFATASPEELASAVTEVVDELGRVDVLVNNAGTIRRAPAIDYTPDDWSDVLRVNLDAVFHLSQAAGRKMLAQGSGRIINVASMLSFQGGILVPAYAASKHAVAGLTKALANEWAAAGVTVNAVAPGYMATDNTSALRADEDREKSIVARIPAGRWGEPADLAGVFVFLASAASAYVTGAVIPVDGGWLVR is encoded by the coding sequence ATGATTCTCGATTCGTTCCGCCTCGACGGCCAGGTCGCGCTGGTCACTGGCACCAGCCGCGGCCTCGGACATGGCGCGGCCATCGCACTCGCTGAGGCCGGCGCCGATGTCGCCCTGCTCGATCGAGGCGAAGCCACCGAGACCGCCGAACGCATCCGCGCCCTCGGACGCCGCGTACTCCCTCTGCGTTGCGACTTCGCGACCGCATCTCCCGAGGAGCTCGCATCGGCCGTCACCGAGGTCGTCGACGAGCTCGGACGAGTCGACGTCCTAGTGAACAACGCCGGCACGATCCGGCGCGCTCCCGCCATCGACTACACGCCGGACGACTGGAGCGACGTTCTGCGCGTTAACCTCGATGCCGTCTTCCACCTCTCGCAGGCCGCAGGCCGAAAGATGCTCGCGCAGGGGTCGGGCCGCATCATCAACGTCGCCTCGATGCTCTCGTTCCAGGGCGGCATCCTGGTGCCCGCGTACGCCGCATCCAAGCACGCGGTCGCCGGACTCACGAAGGCTCTCGCGAACGAATGGGCCGCGGCCGGGGTGACGGTCAACGCCGTAGCGCCGGGCTACATGGCCACCGACAACACCTCCGCTCTCCGGGCGGACGAAGACCGCGAGAAGTCGATCGTCGCGCGCATCCCCGCCGGCCGGTGGGGCGAGCCCGCCGACCTGGCGGGAGTGTTCGTCTTCCTGGCGTCGGCGGCTTCGGCCTACGTCACCGGCGCCGTCATCCCCGTCGACGGCGGCTGGCTCGTCCGATAA
- a CDS encoding carbohydrate ABC transporter permease: protein MSKLLVPADDRRAIRRLAENPGPLPARRRGTRRLRPLGRVLGYLALAVFAVGLLTPFVWMVLSSLKSPNEVFSVPIVWLPETFVWSNYIDILSRADMLTWIRNTLFLATAVTFLQVLTGSFAAYGFARIRFPGRDALFLVYIGTIAVPWQSYMIPQFILLSNLKVSNTLWAIILLQAFGAFGVFLMKQYYETIPEELSEAARLDGLSEYGIWRRIMLPLSVPALASLTLLTFVNTWNDYLGPLIYLRNPDLWTIQLGLKSFASNLYDTNYALLFAGLTISVIPIAVIFLLGQKYFIEGLATSGLKG, encoded by the coding sequence ATGTCCAAACTCCTCGTCCCCGCCGATGACCGCCGGGCCATCCGCCGGCTAGCCGAGAACCCGGGTCCGCTGCCGGCCCGCCGACGCGGTACCCGGCGTCTGCGACCGCTCGGGCGCGTGCTCGGATACCTGGCCCTCGCGGTGTTCGCCGTCGGTCTGCTCACGCCGTTCGTCTGGATGGTGCTGAGTTCGCTCAAGTCGCCGAACGAGGTCTTCTCGGTGCCGATCGTCTGGCTGCCCGAGACCTTCGTCTGGAGCAACTACATCGACATCCTGAGCCGTGCCGACATGTTGACGTGGATCCGCAACACCTTGTTCCTGGCGACGGCGGTCACGTTCCTCCAGGTGTTGACGGGCTCCTTCGCTGCCTACGGGTTCGCCCGCATCCGGTTCCCCGGCCGCGACGCGCTCTTCCTCGTGTACATCGGCACGATCGCCGTGCCGTGGCAGTCGTACATGATCCCGCAGTTCATCCTGCTGTCGAACCTCAAGGTATCCAACACGCTGTGGGCGATCATCCTGCTCCAGGCGTTCGGCGCCTTCGGCGTCTTCCTCATGAAGCAGTACTACGAGACGATCCCCGAGGAACTCAGCGAGGCTGCTCGACTCGACGGGCTCAGCGAGTACGGCATCTGGCGACGCATCATGCTGCCCCTGTCCGTCCCCGCGTTGGCGAGCCTGACATTGCTCACCTTCGTCAACACGTGGAACGACTACCTCGGACCGCTCATCTACCTGCGCAATCCCGACCTGTGGACCATCCAGCTGGGACTGAAGAGCTTCGCGTCGAACTTGTACGACACCAACTACGCGTTGCTGTTCGCGGGTCTGACCATCTCGGTCATCCCCATCGCGGTCATCTTCCTCCTCGGCCAGAAGTACTTCATCGAGGGCCTCGCGACGAGCGGGCTGAAGGGCTGA
- the kduI gene encoding 5-dehydro-4-deoxy-D-glucuronate isomerase gives MQQRYATNPAQIPAMSTDDLRGQYLVPDVFVDGEIRVTYTHHDRIVLGGAVPAGSDLTLTGYPEIRSEYFLEHRELGIVNVGGPGTVTADGEVYTLVTGACLYLGRGVRDVVFADAQAESGAQFYLFSAPAHTSYPTVLVGPGEGTVRELGDQVTSNRRTLNQYIHENGVASCQIVMGVTQLHPGSMWNTMPAHTHDRRTECYLYFDVPEDARVIHLLGQREETRHLVVADRQAVISPSWSLHSGVGTAAYSFVWAMAGENQAFDDMDAAPVTELR, from the coding sequence ATGCAGCAGCGCTATGCCACCAACCCCGCTCAGATACCCGCGATGAGCACCGACGACCTGCGCGGGCAGTACCTCGTGCCCGACGTCTTCGTCGACGGCGAGATCCGCGTCACCTACACCCATCACGATCGGATCGTGCTGGGGGGAGCCGTGCCCGCGGGGTCGGATCTGACGCTCACCGGCTACCCCGAGATCCGAAGCGAGTACTTCCTCGAGCACCGCGAACTCGGCATCGTGAACGTCGGTGGACCCGGTACGGTCACCGCCGACGGCGAGGTGTACACCCTGGTCACGGGGGCCTGCCTCTACCTCGGTCGCGGTGTCCGCGACGTCGTATTCGCCGATGCGCAGGCGGAGTCGGGGGCGCAGTTCTATCTCTTCTCGGCGCCCGCCCACACGTCGTACCCTACGGTGCTGGTCGGCCCCGGCGAAGGGACCGTCCGAGAACTTGGCGACCAGGTGACGTCGAACCGTCGCACGCTCAACCAGTACATCCACGAGAACGGCGTGGCCTCGTGCCAGATCGTGATGGGTGTCACACAGCTGCACCCCGGATCGATGTGGAACACGATGCCGGCGCACACGCACGACCGCCGCACCGAGTGCTACTTGTACTTCGACGTGCCGGAGGACGCACGCGTGATCCACCTGCTCGGTCAGCGTGAGGAGACACGCCACCTCGTCGTCGCCGACCGCCAGGCCGTCATCTCCCCCAGTTGGTCGTTGCATTCCGGCGTGGGGACGGCCGCGTACTCGTTCGTCTGGGCAATGGCCGGCGAGAACCAGGCGTTCGACGACATGGACGCGGCGCCCGTCACCGAGCTGCGTTGA
- a CDS encoding bifunctional 4-hydroxy-2-oxoglutarate aldolase/2-dehydro-3-deoxy-phosphogluconate aldolase — protein MTGTDSWFDVAFADAPLMAILRGTGEERAVRLAETAWDLGIDSVEVTLQSSDDERALREVARRASARGKSVGAGTILTRDQVEVAVDAGAAFVVSPGFDPVIIDAARTRGIPILPGVATPSEVQQAYANGLRWMKAFPAEWLGTGWFRHLRGPFPDVRFVATGGLDAGNVSAFLDAGVRVAAVGSALEDATQLHLLADILRRRRESARDPAGK, from the coding sequence ATGACGGGCACCGATTCATGGTTCGATGTCGCGTTCGCCGATGCGCCGCTCATGGCGATCCTGCGCGGCACCGGTGAGGAGCGCGCGGTGCGCCTGGCCGAGACGGCGTGGGATCTTGGTATCGATTCGGTCGAGGTCACCCTGCAGAGCAGTGATGACGAGCGAGCCCTCCGAGAAGTCGCGCGACGCGCGTCCGCCCGCGGCAAGAGCGTGGGGGCCGGCACCATCCTGACCCGGGATCAGGTCGAGGTCGCCGTTGACGCCGGGGCGGCCTTCGTCGTATCGCCGGGCTTCGACCCCGTGATCATCGACGCGGCTCGTACCCGCGGCATCCCGATCCTTCCGGGTGTGGCGACCCCGAGCGAGGTGCAGCAGGCCTACGCCAACGGACTGAGGTGGATGAAGGCGTTTCCGGCGGAATGGCTCGGCACCGGATGGTTCCGTCACCTGCGAGGCCCGTTCCCGGACGTGCGGTTCGTCGCCACCGGCGGACTGGACGCCGGCAACGTCTCGGCCTTCCTCGACGCGGGCGTGCGCGTGGCGGCCGTGGGCTCGGCGCTCGAAGACGCCACCCAACTCCACCTTCTTGCCGACATCTTGCGTCGACGCAGGGAATCCGCGCGAGACCCTGCAGGCAAGTAA
- a CDS encoding glycoside hydrolase family 88 protein codes for MSHLSLPSSTSAGATVSAIDARSAIEAALQTVRRNIEAWGPSYPDDTTRNGRYRPRPAGAGVGEGGNRGWTTSFWPGMQWLSWEMSGDETFRSAAQSHAADFSRRVREGVDLDTHDLGFLYSLASVTTSRMGSDPEIRDDAKNAALLAADHLMARFLEPAGIIQAWGDLRDPAQAGRTIIDSLMNMPLLSWAARQTGDPRYSDAVRRHAAQLQAHILRPDDTTFHTFYWDVESGRPLRGATEQGAFDDSCWARGQAWGIYGFAINSRATGDPVLREAAWRCARYFLAHLPGDDVPYWDLVYEDGNTAPRDSSAAAIAACGLFELARWEPGTERALAATEAGHRLVSALIARCAPENPSDSDALLLHGVYDLPKNVGVDEGTLWGDYFYLEALVRIADPEWVTYW; via the coding sequence ATGAGTCACCTGTCCCTCCCCTCCTCCACCTCGGCAGGTGCGACGGTCTCCGCAATCGACGCGCGGTCGGCGATCGAGGCCGCACTGCAGACGGTGCGCCGAAACATCGAGGCCTGGGGTCCGTCGTACCCGGACGACACCACTCGAAATGGTCGCTACCGGCCGCGCCCCGCCGGCGCCGGTGTCGGGGAGGGCGGCAATCGCGGGTGGACAACCAGCTTCTGGCCCGGCATGCAATGGCTCTCCTGGGAGATGTCCGGCGACGAGACGTTCCGGTCGGCAGCCCAGTCCCACGCGGCGGACTTCTCCCGGCGGGTCCGAGAAGGCGTCGACCTCGACACCCATGATCTCGGCTTCCTGTACAGCCTCGCGTCGGTGACCACGTCGCGGATGGGTTCGGACCCGGAGATCAGGGATGACGCGAAGAACGCGGCGCTCCTCGCCGCCGATCACCTGATGGCGCGCTTTCTCGAACCGGCCGGCATCATCCAGGCCTGGGGAGATCTTCGCGATCCGGCGCAGGCCGGCCGGACCATCATCGACAGCCTGATGAACATGCCGCTGCTGAGCTGGGCAGCCAGGCAGACGGGCGACCCGCGGTACTCCGACGCTGTCCGCCGCCACGCCGCACAGTTGCAGGCCCATATCCTCCGACCTGACGACACGACCTTCCACACCTTCTACTGGGATGTCGAGTCGGGGCGACCCCTCCGCGGGGCGACCGAGCAGGGTGCCTTCGACGATTCCTGCTGGGCCAGGGGTCAGGCGTGGGGCATCTATGGATTCGCCATCAACTCCCGCGCCACCGGAGACCCGGTTCTGCGCGAGGCGGCCTGGCGGTGCGCGCGATATTTCCTCGCCCATCTCCCCGGCGACGACGTTCCCTACTGGGACCTCGTGTACGAGGACGGCAATACCGCGCCCCGCGACAGCTCGGCCGCGGCGATCGCCGCCTGCGGTCTGTTCGAGCTCGCTCGGTGGGAGCCGGGCACGGAGCGCGCGCTCGCGGCGACAGAGGCGGGCCACCGTCTCGTTTCCGCCCTCATCGCTCGGTGCGCGCCCGAGAACCCGTCCGACTCCGACGCGCTCCTGCTGCACGGTGTGTACGACCTGCCGAAGAACGTCGGCGTGGACGAGGGGACGCTCTGGGGGGACTACTTCTACCTAGAAGCGCTCGTGCGCATCGCCGACCCGGAGTGGGTGACGTACTGGTGA